In one window of Blastopirellula marina DNA:
- a CDS encoding response regulator, with translation MPNRKLTTVILDDDPGIVRLVKTILRGTFGEELVLHDFTDVHEAQEWISNNCCDLLISDIEMPDINGMDMLVYAKHRNAWTQVVFLTGHSNWMLVTEAVEKGASDFLLKPIKREELCSIVQQHIDRAARWQAALFTKHHSMS, from the coding sequence ATGCCAAACCGAAAGCTCACCACCGTAATTCTTGACGACGACCCGGGGATTGTCCGTTTAGTGAAAACCATCCTGCGCGGAACGTTCGGGGAAGAACTCGTGCTGCACGACTTCACCGACGTGCATGAAGCCCAGGAATGGATCTCGAACAACTGCTGCGATCTCCTGATCAGCGACATCGAAATGCCGGATATCAACGGCATGGACATGTTGGTTTATGCCAAGCATCGAAATGCCTGGACACAGGTGGTGTTTCTCACAGGGCATTCGAATTGGATGCTGGTGACCGAGGCAGTCGAGAAAGGGGCGTCCGACTTCTTGCTGAAACCGATTAAGCGAGAAGAGTTGTGCTCGATCGTGCAGCAGCACATCGACCGCGCCGCACGCTGGCAGGCAGCTCTGTTCACCAAACATCACAGCATGTCGTAA
- a CDS encoding DUF2007 domain-containing protein yields the protein MENTEFVPVRTCQSHEEATIIQNALQEEGINCALDNDHQGGLTGVLAIRLLVPADQLEKAKAFLDEHHAD from the coding sequence ATGGAAAATACCGAATTTGTGCCTGTGCGGACCTGTCAGAGTCATGAAGAAGCCACGATCATCCAAAATGCGCTGCAGGAAGAAGGCATCAATTGCGCCTTGGATAACGACCATCAAGGCGGACTGACCGGTGTGTTGGCGATTCGCCTGTTGGTTCCTGCCGATCAGCTAGAAAAGGCGAAGGCCTTTCTCGACGAGCATCACGCCGACTAA
- the folK gene encoding 2-amino-4-hydroxy-6-hydroxymethyldihydropteridine diphosphokinase yields the protein MATILIALGANLGDRGETVSQAIDELAADPAFSLLGRSSLLATKPVGGPAEQPDFINAAAKYETNLSPDEVHQKLIEIEHQHGRVRALRWGARSLDLDLLLYDDVVLETPKLTLPHPRMSFRKFVMQPAAEVAAEMIHPQLGATMGQLWEQLVNSPPVIELATPPGPTAWRLCEEVQKKLGKDVVSIPLTAPHWPDSARELVDLLEPSPSSIKEDAGAVRLLPYWSEISAVIRDTSATTIASDAPSRLVILWIPAAESIAPQENTWWSPKAREDLQRRLIEAVQEKVHGPRLCLIGHDMTTAITEVTAAVEAVQ from the coding sequence GTGGCCACTATCCTGATCGCCTTAGGCGCCAATTTGGGTGATCGCGGCGAAACCGTTTCGCAGGCCATCGACGAGCTTGCCGCCGATCCAGCTTTCTCTCTACTTGGTCGAAGCAGTCTGTTAGCGACCAAACCTGTCGGCGGACCTGCCGAGCAACCTGACTTCATCAACGCGGCAGCCAAGTACGAAACCAACTTGTCTCCGGACGAAGTCCACCAGAAGCTGATCGAAATCGAGCATCAGCATGGACGTGTCCGAGCACTACGCTGGGGAGCACGCAGCCTCGACTTGGACTTGCTGCTGTACGACGATGTCGTGCTGGAAACACCCAAGTTGACACTTCCTCACCCTCGAATGAGTTTCCGCAAATTCGTAATGCAACCAGCCGCGGAAGTGGCTGCGGAAATGATCCATCCGCAACTCGGTGCGACGATGGGTCAGTTGTGGGAGCAACTCGTTAACTCGCCCCCCGTAATCGAACTGGCAACTCCCCCAGGTCCAACGGCCTGGCGATTGTGTGAAGAGGTCCAAAAGAAGCTGGGAAAAGACGTGGTCAGCATCCCGCTTACTGCTCCGCATTGGCCTGACTCGGCCCGAGAACTTGTCGACCTGCTCGAACCATCGCCCAGCTCAATCAAAGAAGACGCGGGAGCCGTTCGCTTGCTTCCCTACTGGTCGGAAATCTCGGCCGTGATACGCGACACTTCTGCGACGACCATAGCGTCCGACGCGCCATCGCGACTGGTGATTCTTTGGATTCCTGCCGCCGAATCGATCGCCCCGCAAGAAAATACCTGGTGGTCGCCGAAAGCCAGGGAAGATCTTCAGCGGCGTCTTATCGAAGCGGTTCAAGAAAAGGTGCACGGCCCACGTCTTTGCCTGATAGGGCACGACATGACCACCGCGATTACCGAAGTCACCGCGGCGGTCGAGGCCGTTCAGTAG
- a CDS encoding carbon-nitrogen hydrolase family protein yields the protein MIAPYLAAAIQLDSGTEKIANLAQAEDLIVQAATEGAKLVVLPELFPYLGNLVNLKQHAEAMDGPVFTKMRALASEHQLVLCAGSVAVASTEEPNKVLNRSVIFGPSGQVLSSYDKIHCFDINLAEVKTIESNYVKAGSQLAEASTPLGHVGQAICYDLRFPEVFRRLTENGMQICLLPAAFTDKTGQAHWEVLLRARAIENQVYVIAANQCGMYGDSIRCHGNSMIVDPWGTILARGAHETPGIIFAEIDLAKQRQLRKELPALKHRRMA from the coding sequence ATGATCGCTCCGTATCTTGCTGCGGCCATACAATTGGACTCTGGAACGGAAAAAATTGCCAACCTGGCCCAAGCCGAAGACCTGATCGTTCAGGCGGCCACCGAAGGGGCCAAATTGGTGGTTTTGCCAGAGCTGTTCCCCTACCTGGGAAATCTGGTCAACCTAAAGCAGCATGCAGAGGCAATGGATGGGCCGGTCTTTACGAAGATGCGGGCTTTGGCCAGCGAACACCAACTGGTCCTTTGCGCCGGTAGTGTGGCGGTTGCTTCGACGGAAGAACCAAACAAGGTTCTCAATCGGAGTGTCATCTTTGGTCCCAGTGGCCAAGTCTTATCGAGCTACGACAAAATTCACTGCTTTGATATCAACCTAGCGGAAGTCAAAACCATTGAATCGAACTACGTCAAAGCAGGTAGTCAACTTGCGGAAGCCTCGACGCCGCTCGGGCACGTTGGACAAGCCATTTGTTACGATCTACGGTTCCCCGAAGTCTTTCGCCGTCTAACCGAAAACGGGATGCAAATCTGCCTCCTTCCCGCAGCGTTCACCGACAAAACAGGCCAAGCACACTGGGAAGTCTTACTGCGAGCGCGCGCCATTGAAAATCAAGTCTATGTGATCGCGGCAAATCAGTGCGGAATGTACGGCGATTCGATCCGTTGCCATGGCAACTCGATGATTGTTGATCCGTGGGGAACTATTTTAGCGCGCGGTGCGCACGAAACACCCGGAATTATTTTTGCTGAGATCGATTTGGCGAAGCAGCGCCAACTGCGAAAAGAACTTCCGGCACTTAAACATCGTCGCATGGCGTAA
- a CDS encoding glycosyltransferase family 2 protein, with protein MSIHTENELTELNHLQQQLMLAVEDDARRVEILATLLGEAACYRLAIYQIPADFVLSVVIPVYNEVKSLPQVIAAVRRCGFQCEIILVDDGSTDGTRDLLDGMRGEPDLKIIFHEKNQGKGGALSTGFRLATGDAVIIQDADLEYTPNDYRALLQPIICEGVDAVYGSRFITGQRNVPRLRHYIANKIVTMWSNLFTNLLLTDMETCYKVFRREVIQEIAPTLREKRFGVEPEITAKLARRKGLRIREVPIRYFPRSYEEGKKIGWRDGIRALWCAIRY; from the coding sequence ATGAGTATCCATACTGAGAACGAGTTGACCGAGCTAAACCATCTTCAGCAGCAATTGATGTTGGCCGTGGAAGATGATGCGCGGCGAGTCGAAATTTTGGCGACCCTCCTGGGTGAAGCAGCTTGTTACCGCTTGGCGATCTACCAGATTCCTGCCGACTTCGTCTTGTCGGTCGTGATTCCGGTATACAACGAGGTGAAGTCACTTCCGCAAGTGATTGCCGCCGTACGCCGCTGTGGTTTCCAATGCGAAATCATCCTGGTCGACGACGGCAGTACCGACGGCACACGTGACCTGTTGGACGGCATGCGTGGTGAACCTGACTTAAAGATTATCTTCCATGAGAAGAACCAAGGCAAAGGTGGCGCCCTTTCGACTGGTTTCCGTCTGGCAACCGGCGATGCGGTGATCATCCAGGATGCCGACTTGGAATACACCCCGAATGACTATCGCGCCTTGCTCCAGCCGATCATCTGTGAAGGTGTCGATGCGGTTTACGGTAGCCGCTTTATCACGGGTCAGCGAAACGTACCACGCTTGCGTCATTACATCGCCAACAAGATTGTGACGATGTGGTCGAATTTGTTTACCAATCTGCTGCTGACCGATATGGAAACCTGCTACAAGGTGTTCCGTCGCGAAGTCATTCAAGAGATCGCTCCCACACTACGTGAAAAGCGGTTTGGTGTCGAACCAGAGATTACCGCCAAACTTGCGCGTCGCAAGGGCCTGCGAATTCGTGAAGTCCCCATCCGTTACTTCCCACGTTCGTATGAAGAAGGGAAGAAGATTGGCTGGCGGGATGGTATCCGAGCCCTGTGGTGTGCGATAAGGTATTAG
- a CDS encoding lipopolysaccharide biosynthesis protein produces the protein MNDAPSLESGSSPIDPNLYQKTQRATRLTMLGQIAGQIISLVVLAELYRMVDPGEFGLLGMFMPITLLVRSFGSLGMDIATVQRRGLTDEQATSLFWYQIITGVILTVILAGMAPVLALFFNAERLLPLGIVMSGTALLYNSYSQHKSLAEKKLYFGRLTIVRLLSLVISGVLAIAAAWYEFGVWALVIQQYAELIVLNVGFWFIEPWRPGKMAPFSEVKSLLHFSGFYTLSGLFFAVGQNFDKIMLGVLVGSNFHGQEWIGYYTQAYNQMIRPVYLLTSPVTSAMLPALSHARKNSEAFTRLTSGFYRMVGIMLAPASVGMFLVGERLMMVLGGDEWMEAGELLAVMGPMILAQSWINISGTLMSAAGRTDMLAAGAFGTLLTLAAACGIAYWRVGSDPTDLTLELAFMVTIATVCMCGPYLAFCFHFARLKLRHLFLPMVPAIVASLLMGVLVWMLETNFGVLPQFMVLVQQVGVGVIAYLVFARKEVLWLWRQLRGQGIEEVGHTVVE, from the coding sequence ATGAATGATGCCCCATCTCTAGAGAGCGGATCTTCGCCTATCGATCCGAATCTCTATCAGAAAACACAACGCGCTACCCGGCTTACCATGCTGGGGCAGATCGCGGGGCAGATTATCTCGTTGGTCGTACTCGCCGAATTGTACCGCATGGTCGATCCGGGTGAGTTCGGACTTCTCGGGATGTTTATGCCGATCACGCTGCTGGTGCGTTCGTTCGGCTCGCTGGGGATGGATATTGCTACCGTGCAGCGACGTGGTCTGACCGACGAACAGGCGACTTCGCTCTTTTGGTATCAAATCATTACAGGCGTGATCCTGACGGTCATCCTGGCCGGCATGGCCCCGGTGCTGGCCTTATTCTTCAATGCCGAACGTCTGTTGCCGCTGGGTATTGTGATGTCAGGCACCGCCCTGCTCTACAACAGCTACTCGCAACATAAGTCGCTTGCCGAGAAGAAGCTTTATTTCGGTCGACTGACAATCGTCCGCCTATTGTCACTGGTGATCAGTGGTGTGTTGGCGATTGCCGCCGCCTGGTACGAATTTGGCGTGTGGGCGCTGGTGATCCAGCAGTATGCCGAGTTGATTGTGCTGAACGTTGGTTTCTGGTTCATCGAACCGTGGCGGCCAGGTAAGATGGCTCCCTTCTCAGAAGTGAAATCGCTGTTGCACTTCAGTGGGTTTTATACCCTTAGTGGATTGTTCTTTGCTGTCGGACAGAACTTCGACAAGATCATGTTGGGCGTGTTGGTGGGCAGCAATTTCCATGGGCAAGAATGGATTGGCTATTACACGCAAGCGTATAACCAGATGATCCGTCCGGTGTACTTGCTGACCTCGCCAGTCACTTCGGCCATGCTCCCTGCCCTTTCGCACGCCAGGAAAAACAGCGAAGCATTCACGCGATTGACGTCTGGTTTCTATCGCATGGTCGGCATCATGTTAGCACCCGCATCGGTGGGGATGTTCCTGGTCGGTGAGCGTTTAATGATGGTGCTCGGTGGTGACGAATGGATGGAGGCAGGGGAATTGTTAGCGGTAATGGGGCCAATGATCCTCGCTCAGAGTTGGATCAATATCTCCGGTACGCTGATGAGTGCTGCTGGGCGAACCGACATGTTGGCCGCCGGAGCATTTGGAACGTTGCTGACCCTCGCCGCGGCATGCGGCATTGCCTATTGGCGGGTGGGAAGCGATCCGACCGACTTAACGCTCGAATTAGCGTTCATGGTGACCATTGCCACCGTTTGCATGTGTGGACCTTACTTGGCGTTCTGTTTCCACTTTGCCAGGCTCAAACTGCGGCACCTCTTCTTACCCATGGTGCCGGCGATTGTCGCCTCGCTGCTCATGGGGGTGCTTGTCTGGATGCTCGAGACCAATTTCGGCGTGCTGCCGCAGTTTATGGTCTTGGTGCAACAAGTTGGGGTGGGCGTAATCGCATATCTCGTGTTTGCCCGCAAGGAAGTATTGTGGCTGTGGCGACAACTTCGCGGGCAAGGGATCGAAGAAGTTGGCCACACCGTTGTGGAGTAG
- a CDS encoding SAM-dependent methyltransferase, with translation MSHIPSSMKLSRVPSACSSSRSQATELALEGPISHRPSAAGRYSQGLYCWVSRQCRKILHRTLSNITAGHVLIVDPLGQNQFGPSHDTALRVVVRIDDLRVYRQMMFGGTLAAAEAYLQGKWVCSDLTALLRIMAHNLQSLQSIERQSAFWLAPVRRFQQWRTRNSRDGSRKNIAAHYDLSNQFFGLMLDRTMMYSSGVFEHPNATLEEASIAKLERICRKLNLTPKSHVLEIGTGWGGFAEYAAKNYGCRVTTTTISQQQYEFSKQRIEQAGLTDRVTLLKQDYRDLTGQYDHLVSIEMIEAVGREYLDTYFQKCCQLLKPNGTMVLQAITIPDERVNRYARGVDFIQRYIFPGGFLPSYGLIASSLARTTDMRLVHAEDFGPHYARTLKEWRGNFIDNLPRIRALGMDDYFLRMWEYYLAYCEAGFAERQIGVSQLVMSRPTFRGDSILGQL, from the coding sequence ATGTCCCATATTCCCTCATCCATGAAACTTTCCCGTGTCCCCTCGGCTTGCTCCAGTAGTCGCTCTCAGGCCACAGAACTGGCCCTGGAAGGTCCTATCTCACATCGTCCCAGTGCCGCGGGGCGCTACTCCCAAGGTCTTTACTGCTGGGTATCGCGGCAGTGTCGAAAGATTTTGCATCGAACGCTTTCGAACATCACGGCGGGGCACGTTCTAATCGTCGACCCGCTCGGGCAAAACCAATTCGGTCCCAGCCACGACACGGCACTGCGTGTGGTCGTACGAATCGACGACCTTCGTGTTTACCGTCAAATGATGTTTGGGGGAACCCTGGCCGCCGCTGAAGCTTACCTGCAAGGGAAATGGGTTTGCAGCGACCTGACCGCTCTACTGCGAATCATGGCCCACAATCTTCAATCGCTGCAATCGATCGAACGCCAATCCGCCTTCTGGCTGGCACCCGTTCGTCGCTTCCAGCAATGGCGAACCCGCAATTCGCGCGATGGTAGCCGCAAGAACATCGCCGCTCACTACGATTTGAGCAACCAATTTTTTGGGCTGATGCTTGATCGGACAATGATGTATTCATCTGGCGTCTTCGAACATCCGAATGCCACGCTCGAAGAAGCTTCGATCGCCAAGCTCGAACGCATTTGTCGTAAGCTGAATCTGACCCCAAAAAGCCACGTCTTGGAAATCGGAACCGGCTGGGGTGGTTTCGCCGAGTATGCGGCCAAGAATTACGGCTGCCGCGTGACCACCACAACGATCTCGCAGCAGCAGTACGAATTCTCCAAGCAACGCATCGAGCAAGCAGGGCTTACCGATCGCGTGACGCTGTTGAAGCAAGACTACCGCGATTTGACGGGGCAGTACGATCACCTGGTCAGTATCGAGATGATTGAAGCGGTCGGGCGAGAGTACCTCGACACGTACTTCCAGAAGTGCTGCCAACTGCTGAAGCCGAATGGAACCATGGTTCTGCAGGCGATCACCATCCCGGACGAACGGGTCAACCGCTACGCTCGCGGCGTCGACTTTATCCAGCGTTACATCTTCCCCGGCGGTTTCCTCCCTTCGTACGGCCTCATTGCCAGCTCGCTGGCGCGCACCACCGACATGCGACTGGTGCACGCCGAAGATTTCGGTCCGCACTATGCTCGAACCTTGAAAGAGTGGCGAGGCAACTTCATCGATAACCTGCCCCGAATTCGTGCCCTGGGCATGGACGACTACTTCCTCCGCATGTGGGAGTATTATCTCGCTTACTGCGAAGCGGGCTTTGCCGAACGACAAATTGGGGTGAGCCAGTTGGTTATGTCACGCCCTACCTTCCGCGGCGATTCGATCCTCGGCCAGCTGTAG
- a CDS encoding DUF1365 domain-containing protein has product MRSCLYEGRVHHARHTPIEHHFEYRLTMASLDLAELDALVGPRRLLSEHRSAAISFPRNVHLRSEQGTLESRVRDFVEHHSGKRPTGHIRLLTQLRYFGVYFSPLNLYLIEDDQQPFPKQIVAEVNNIPWGEQHAYLLTPTWDDAQQAWTYEHAKQMHVSPFMPMDQNYRWSFKAPGDRLVVGLENWQAGNRIFQAGMSLEKKPLTPSMLRRFAWHMPAMSLKVIAAIYLEACKLWWKRCPIFPHP; this is encoded by the coding sequence ATGCGCAGCTGCCTCTACGAAGGACGCGTCCACCACGCACGACATACGCCCATCGAGCACCACTTTGAATACCGCCTGACCATGGCGTCGCTCGATCTGGCGGAACTCGATGCGCTGGTCGGTCCGCGACGGTTGCTTTCTGAGCACCGTAGCGCAGCGATTTCGTTTCCTCGCAACGTTCACCTTCGTAGTGAGCAAGGCACCTTAGAAAGCCGTGTGCGGGATTTTGTAGAGCACCACTCTGGCAAGCGTCCAACCGGCCACATTCGACTTTTAACACAACTGCGTTACTTCGGCGTCTATTTCAGCCCGCTGAACTTGTATTTGATCGAAGACGATCAGCAACCCTTTCCTAAGCAGATTGTGGCCGAGGTAAACAATATTCCTTGGGGAGAACAGCACGCCTACTTGCTGACCCCGACGTGGGACGACGCGCAGCAGGCATGGACTTACGAGCATGCCAAGCAGATGCATGTTTCTCCCTTCATGCCAATGGACCAAAACTATCGCTGGAGCTTCAAAGCCCCGGGCGATCGACTGGTGGTGGGGCTTGAGAACTGGCAAGCGGGCAACCGGATCTTCCAAGCGGGGATGTCCTTAGAAAAAAAGCCGTTAACACCCTCGATGCTGCGACGGTTCGCATGGCATATGCCCGCAATGAGCCTGAAGGTAATCGCGGCGATCTACTTAGAAGCCTGCAAACTTTGGTGGAAGCGATGTCCCATATTCCCTCATCCATGA
- a CDS encoding NAD(P)/FAD-dependent oxidoreductase — translation MNRLRIAVIGGGISGNLVARLLHDDHDVTLFEAANYPGGHSNTVTCEVEGQPYDVDTGFMVFNDRTYPNFIRLLDILGVEAQDSDMSFSVRCEASKLEYQGSSLRGLFPSWKNVVSPAYLKMLRDILRFNQAGTDAVAKDNLADTETVGDFLQRCGVGKMFREKYLLPMAAAIWSASPQQILNFPAQFFLGFCDNHGLMAIRNRPQWRTIVGGSKTYVRKLLEPLAHRVRLNCPIQQVRREEEQIKVLTKAGELYDFDRVIFASHADQTLKMLEYATPLERELLGRFPYQANDAVLHTDTSLLPTHRHAWASWNYFIPANNQSTANVTYDLSRLQKVPSPKPILLSLNATDRIDPAKILDRFNYEHPAYNQHSFAAQKCLSEIQGNHLTYFCGAWCGYGFHEDGVKSALAVAQHFDKNLDTCAAASTKDASTTHDIRPSSTTLNTA, via the coding sequence ATGAACCGTCTCCGAATTGCCGTGATTGGTGGAGGCATCAGCGGAAACCTTGTCGCTCGACTGCTGCACGACGATCATGATGTCACCTTGTTTGAAGCGGCGAATTATCCTGGCGGCCACAGCAATACCGTCACGTGTGAAGTCGAGGGACAGCCTTACGACGTCGATACCGGCTTCATGGTGTTCAACGATCGCACCTATCCCAACTTCATCCGCCTGCTCGATATCCTGGGGGTCGAAGCTCAAGACAGCGACATGAGTTTTAGTGTTCGCTGCGAAGCTTCCAAGTTGGAATATCAAGGGAGTAGTCTTCGCGGACTCTTTCCGTCATGGAAGAACGTTGTTTCCCCTGCCTACCTCAAAATGCTCCGCGACATCCTACGGTTCAACCAAGCAGGAACCGATGCGGTGGCCAAGGACAACCTGGCAGACACAGAAACGGTTGGTGATTTCCTCCAGCGCTGCGGCGTCGGAAAAATGTTCCGCGAGAAGTACCTGTTGCCGATGGCTGCCGCGATTTGGTCTGCCTCTCCGCAGCAAATACTGAACTTCCCAGCACAGTTCTTCCTGGGCTTCTGCGATAACCACGGCCTGATGGCGATTCGCAATCGGCCCCAATGGAGAACGATCGTTGGCGGTTCAAAGACTTACGTACGAAAGCTGCTCGAACCGCTCGCCCATCGTGTCCGCCTCAACTGCCCAATCCAGCAAGTTCGCCGAGAGGAAGAACAGATCAAAGTGCTGACCAAGGCAGGCGAATTGTATGACTTCGACCGGGTGATCTTCGCTTCGCATGCCGATCAAACGCTCAAGATGCTGGAATACGCCACGCCGCTGGAACGCGAGCTTCTGGGACGTTTTCCGTACCAAGCCAACGACGCGGTCTTGCACACCGACACCAGCTTGTTGCCCACCCACAGGCATGCCTGGGCGAGTTGGAACTACTTTATCCCCGCCAACAACCAATCTACCGCCAACGTCACCTACGACTTGTCGCGTCTCCAAAAAGTACCTTCCCCCAAGCCAATTCTATTGAGCCTGAACGCCACCGATCGCATCGATCCGGCGAAGATCCTCGATCGCTTCAACTACGAGCATCCAGCCTACAACCAACATTCGTTTGCCGCTCAAAAATGTTTGTCAGAGATCCAAGGAAACCATCTCACTTACTTCTGTGGTGCCTGGTGCGGCTACGGTTTTCACGAGGACGGCGTGAAAAGTGCCTTAGCCGTCGCCCAGCACTTTGATAAGAACCTCGACACATGCGCAGCTGCCTCTACGAAGGACGCGTCCACCACGCACGACATACGCCCATCGAGCACCACTTTGAATACCGCCTGA